TCACAACAAGGGGTCATGCCAAAGAGCTCCTATGCAAAAGAAGAAAGGCAGCAAAACTCCTAGCCAACAAGTCTTATATGTGCTCAACTTGCTATTGAAAATAATGtgataaacaaataaaatgcaCTAATGTTAGCTTATTCCCCAACAGTTGAGCAGTAAAAGAGGCAAACTAGGAAGAGGGACTGCAAACACAGGCCTGTCAAGAGCAACTCTTTGgataaattattttttggtcctatatcaCTCATTTGTAACATATAGAACCTTCTAATATCTGATGTTTGTCTATGTTTATTGCTAGGATTATGTACAAGGTAATGTGCCTGGTGTGAATTCAAGCCAAGAAAGCAATCCTTCTCCTACAAGTCAACCTGGAACTGAAAATGTAGAGTTTCCTGTTCCGACCAAAGCAATTGCTTCAAAGCGAAGGTTAAATCAAATGAGTACATTTTATACATGTTTCAATATAATATTTCTCAAACATTCACTTTCACTCTAATATTATACAAATGCAAAGAGGAAGGCCATTGTACAATACTGGAGCAACTACTAAAGGAAGTAGCAAGAGAACTTGCTCAAATGCAACTACTCAGGTCACTCAAACTCTTGAACCTCCTCCAATTCAGCAAATTGCTGCATCTCAAGCTGCCACAGCTACATCTTTCTCAATTAGTGCAGCTACAACACTGCAGTCAGGAAATGTCAACAGTAGCAGTAGTGTTAGCTACATCTTTCTCATTTAGCAGTGGTTTTAGCATGCGATTCTGATGTACTTGCTGTAGTTTCCTGCTTATCGGTTTTGCTGAGCCTTATTAGTTTGATGTTAATTAGCTAATTGAATACGAATGTTTTTGTATATGACTATTGCTGATACAAATTTGGAGCTGATAGGCCTTTGCAATCCTCACCGTCTGCTTCAAGTCATTGCAGCAGATTGTGTTTTGAATATAATGGATTGCTCAGTCATGCTTTTGTAGTAATGGATTGTTCTGGTGCTCTTTTGTAGCATTGAATTGCTCTGCTGCACTTTTGTAGTAATGGATTAGTCTTGTAATCAAGCTACTTTTTGTATCTGGTTTGGAAGTATTGATAGATGAAGTGGAATTTGTGCTGATGCTAGTAGATTCAAACTCAATTGGTTGCATTAAATTGTAAATTCGAAATGGTGTTGAGTACATGATGTTCCATTTTCATTCTCCTATGTCTTGCAACAGCAATTTGAACTGCAACTACATCTTATACCCCCCTTGTACATTTGTTATGCTACATTATCTTATTGACTTCACAATATGGATGAAAACATACACAGCAACAGGTATGAGATTGATAATGAAAAGTATGTTGATTGCTACATTTAGAGCTCTTGCCCTTGCCACTACAATTGGCATTTCCCTTTGCATTGCTGAGGAAGAAGGTAGCTGTTGTTGAGATTGCAGCACTAGAGCTATGAATGTTCTTCTATTGCTAACCTTTTCTTCTTCGGGACCATCATACCATTGGAAGTACTTGCATTTTGCACAATAAAAATATAACTTGTTGGGATTCTTTTCAGTCTCAGAAATCTTCAGTGTTGCCTTTCGATTGTAGGTGCAGTATTTGTTCCTTATTGTGAAGGATGCTGGGGAGTTCCATGATTCTCCCCTGTGGCTAGAAAAAGCCATGCACTTCACCTCCAACTACCAAACTAAAGTCAAGGAAACCAGCTGTGTTACCCCCAAAACTAGCTACAGTAGTGGATTGCTAAACTAGACCTCATTTATAAGCTAGTGCAAGTTCAGACCTCATTTAGCCGTTTAACTAGCCATTGCTTTCACCTGGTGCTTAAGCTATTGCAAGTGCATTGGAAATCGTTTGCACTTATACCCCTTGAAGTTTATTGATCCTTAATAACTTTTGTCCTTCCTTTGTTAATACTACTAGGCAAGCAAGATGAAGGGCAAATCTGACACAAATTTCTTATCTCACTTTTTAAAACAATTTTTCAATGGGACTCTTTCTAACTTGGACCGAATCTGCAACAGATTTCTTAAGTTCAGGGGTGGTCAATGCAATTTTTTAAACCAGAGAGGAGGTGAGTGttactgtcagaaacctcaggggaggtttctgcaattttcccttTACTAGTCTTGGACTATTACTTTTCCTTGTGAGTTgctttaacccaaaaaaaaatgcaaaagaaattatTGTATACGGTGATTAAAAGTAAGAGGAAAGAGAGCAGCAATTGAATTTGTGGAAACAGGGAGGTAATGTGAAACGTAAAGGGGGAAATGTCAAATAGAAAAACAACTAGAAGAAATATTGAAGTGACATcatggttttcttttcttttctttttttttttaagtgacaTCATGGTTTAGATCAACTGTTTTCAGTCatcaaaatgataaaattatctGAGTGATCCCTCTAATTTTTCTCTCTTTACTCACCATTTCAATCATCCAATCTATCCAAAGTTACTGGAGAAGTACCATTTCTTTAGCCACGTCCATTAACGATCCATGCGTGGTTTCTTCTACGCAGTCCAAGGTACGTGACACGAAACTCCGATAAATGTGGGTTgatatatttggtatttttttcaAAGGATTGACTAAGTTTCAAAGGTTCGTAATATTTTCCTAATGGTTAGGTTCCAATAAGTAACACGTGTGATTAATTTGTCAACCTAAAGTGAAAATTCTAAATAATCGTTTAAGAAATTGCTTTTGGGACTACATGGAAGTATGGGGGCGTCAGCATATATCTAATGTTGAAAAATCAGTAATTCAATTCGACCAGcaactttttatttcttttcacagAAATTGACAAGTTCAAATGTCATATGGGTCCATCCTGACTTGCTTAAGTAACACGTGCATAATGAAGACTATAAAAAGGCTTCTGATCAGGGGGGAAACCTTACAAATCAGCCACTCCCGAACACAAAACCAAAACATATATTCATAGCAAGCTTGTATTTCTCCAAATTAATCAATCTAAGAAAGGCAATAACATTCAATGAGCATGGCTTCTCGAGGCATTGGTTTACATGTCCTCCTATTCttggctcttttcttttcctggaGTGGGCTTTCATTTGGGGTAGCACCCAAAAATATTTCGACTTTCAACCGCAAAAGTTTCCCTCAAGATTTCATATTTGGAGCAGCTTCAGCTGCCTATCAGGTACTGGATACAAGCCTACAACTTCAGTGAAATTTATTTGTCATATTTCTCATAtattgttggtgaaattttaatgTGTTCATCAACTTGCAGTATGAAGGAGCAGCATTCGAAGATGGAAGGGGACCGAGTATATGGGATACCTTTAGCCACCAATATCCAAgtaaaattttgagatattaaaCAAAATTGAGGAAATTGTATTCTATATTTAAACTGCAAGGACATTTTAATTACAAGAAATCACTCAACATAATTATAGGAATTTATATGAACAAGGAAATAAGCTTATGGGGATTTTATACCATCATATTGTGCATGTTTTACATTGCAGATAAAATAGCGGATCATAGCACTGGTGACATGGCTGTTGATTTCTATCATCGTTACAAGGTATGATATGCATACATTTTCTTCATCATTAATTATAATTTTACAATAATGTCAAAAAATTAGTTTACCACTTTTAAAGCATGCACTTAAGTTGAAAACACCATGGTCACATGCAGGAGGACATCAAACTCATGAAATTCTTAGGGTTGGATTCTTTCAGAATGTCCATCTCATGGTCAAGAGTTATACCTCGTGAGAAtccttgactttttctttttccaacaaaaacttTTGCGTGTAATTGCTTGCTTTACAAATTAATCGGTAAACTTTTATTACTTTATAGTACATCATTAATTCGACTATATTCAACTTTTTCTCAGATGGGAAGCTGAGTAAAGGTGTGAACAAGGCAGGCATTGCATTTTACAACAACCTCATTGATGAGCTTCTAGCAAACGGTCAGAAATCTCCATTCGACAACAATATATATCtttattaattaaaagaaaaccGTCTCTTGCTAATGTTGACAATTCTCACTTCTCAAATTATCAACTAATATAGATAATTTGCCCCATGCAAACAGGTATAACACCATTTGTAACAATTTTCCACTGGGATGTTCCTCAACCTTTGGAAGATGAGTATGGTGGATTTCTAAGCCCGCGCATTGTGTAAGTGATCTTCATTTATGAAAACTAGTCAAACTGATACAATCCCATTAGTGCTACTGATTAAAGTgtatttatttctttgcctTTTTTTCCCACAGGGATGATTTTCTAGATTTCGCAGAACTTTGTTTCAAGGAATTTGGTGATAGAGTCAAGCATTGGACCACTGTTAATGAGCCATTGACATTTTGTGTAGCTGGGTATGACTCCGGCATCTTAGCCCCCGGCCGGTGCTCAGCTTGGAGGAACAACGACTGCCCAGCGGGCAACTCCGCAGCCGAGCCTTACTTGGTTGCCCACAATATTCTCCTCTCCCATGCAGCAATTTCTAACCTGTATAGGGAGAAGTACAAGGTGACCACCCCATAGCTATCTTATTCATTTTGATAAATTAATTAGTGTTATTATGATTCTGGGGGATTTGCATATTattaaaaatgacttttggAGTATAgaagtttcaaaaaaataataaaaatgtctatattgaataatttcaaaaaaatacaTGTATCATACGTTTGACATCTAGGTATGAAAGTGAAGAAGAAGACATGAAAATTTTGGGTCAAGTCCTTAAGCCAAAAATGTATTTGTCAATGAACAAtatctcaagaaaaaaaaaaaaaaaaagagactgcAATAAGACAAAGCATGACCAAAATTATGATCATCACGGTTATCCATTTTAAAAACAACGAAACATAcagtttcaatttttttattgcCTATTTTGTTAAATCTTAAGCAAAATTAATCTGACAATATAACACATAAATTTGTGTTCATATTCTCTATAGGCATCACAAAATGGTGAAGTAGGAATTGTGTTGAACCCAACTTGGTACGTGCCTTATTCCAATAGTAAGGCCGACACCGAAGCTGCACAACGCGCAATCGACTTCGTGTATGGATGGTGAGTTTACatagttttcttctttttttttttttaaatatcgcCTTAATATATTCTTTTagttgtaaatttttttttaaaaacaaaatgacaaaaacgTTGTGGTATTTGCAGGTTTTTGGACCCCTTAGTTTTCGGGGATTACCCACAAAGCATGCGTCGTCTCGTGGGTAAAAGGTTACCAAGATTCACGAGGGAGCAATCCCAGTTGGTGAAAGGTTCCTTGGATTTCCTTGGAGTGAATTATTATACCTCAAATTTTGCAGCAAATGCCCACTTCCATAATGGTCCTAATAATAGCTATACAACTGATAATCAAGCTAATCTGACAAGTGAGTTCCAATATATATAATCCCGATTTAATTTATACagtgtaattttgttaacaaTTAACTTTTACTGATTTTTATTTCGATTGTTAATCTTTCAAAACTTCTATTTGTCACAGCGGAAAGGAATGGACTAGCTATTGGTGAGGCGGTATGTCATATCTTCAAAACCTCTATCACTTTTGGAAATCATAATATTCGAAACGAGTGAAAAGGGAAGATAATGCAGATAAAAAACAAGAATTTGACCGTGTGTTTCTcatgataagaaaatttttcgtaATATGATTCAATTTGGCAATTGTAGATGTCAATTTATGACTATTCCAATCCAAGGAAAACTATTCAAATTGATCTTTTCCACAAAACcatctcaaaattttaattaGCAGTGTTCACGAAAGAAATCATGTCTTGCTTATGCTCCTTTTTCCTATTTTGATCTGGTATATATGAAAGAGGAACTTCCTTGGTGAATCAGTTTCGAACTGGATGAAATTGGAAGAACCCCGGGAActgttttaattctttcaatttttgggCAGTAATTCGAGTATTATCTCATTTTACCAACTCATTTTACGATGTTCAGGAAGGAGTACCACTTTATGTGTATCCTCAAGGTCTTCGTGATGTTCTTGTCTATACAAAGAACAAGTACGGGAATCCAACCATTTATATTACAGAAAATGGTAAGAACTTAATTTGATGGTAAATCCACGTGATCTATTTTGAAATTCACAAATTAAAATTCACATTCCCATTTATTACCAGGATTTGGTGAGACTAATATAACTAAAGTTGAAGGAGGGGTCAAGGATTTGCAAAGAGCACGCTTCTATCAAGCCCATCTAAGGGCAGTCAAAGAAGCCATTGGGTAACTCCACCTCTTTTATTTGTCAACATTTCTCATAGATCAGAAACTCCTGATTACATTTTCTAAAGATAATtacaatccttttttttttttttttttgcagcaaTGGCGTCAACGTGAAGGGCTTCTTTCCTTGGACATTCATGGACGATTGGGAATGGAATTCAGGTTTCACAGAGAGATTTGGTTTGGTCTTTGTTGACTTCAAAAATGGATTGAAGAGATACCCCAAAAGTTCAGCTCTTTGGTTCAAGAAATTCCTCCAGTCCTAAGTGAAGTTATGAACAGTTATATGTACCATACGTTGATTTTAGCTCTGTGGAGTGATGTCAAATAAAAGATTAGAATCCATCAATCTTTAAATTCATTTATTCGTTGTCTAGGTCAAATTGGTTGCCCAAATTTTGTCGCAATTGTAAGAATAGTCGCAAATGCAATAACGTGCCACATTAGAGCACGCAATTATGTATTACGAAAGAAATAAAAGTCTTTATTCACTTTCATTGGTTTTCATCCTTCTACTTGTCTCTTTGTAATTTTCCTATTTGGCTTTTCGGGTTTGTTCTTCTCCTGAGACCTTGGGAATGGAAGACCCCATGTAGTATGCTGGCATGTTAAGGTGAAATTCCAAATTCAGCCACATAACAAGGCAACAAAACCAATGTACCACTAACCCAACTCAATTTGTGCAATACTAGCATGTTAAggtgaaatttcaaatttagccACCTAGTCATGATGCCCATAGGGGCACATGACTGTTGCTCATGTTTGATATGACTGGTCCAAAAATAAACACCctaaaattagaacaaaataggcggtataaccgaccatataatggTTAGGCGGTAGACACCAgtcatataataattaggcggtaaaaccgaccatataaaaggGTTGTGATAACCCaataaagacaaataacaaagcaaaataaaagacaccaaaatttacgtggttcggtcaaattgacctacgtccacagGCGAGGGaagagcaatatttctactatgaagaagatATATAACagccgtaggaaagtggttcgTAGGCCAATAAGGCACTCACAaggtttagaaaatattcctaaactcaaaatAAGAGAGTCTAATATATTTGACTACAAATGGATTAGATGACCTAAAAAAGTAATAGCTCATACAATACTCTCTTGAGTGATGCACTTAATCCTAACACAAACCCCCTATATTTATAAGTGAATAAGGGGAGGCTTTCCTTAGGCTTCTTCCGATGTGGGATAAGAGAGAAACTCCCTTACCGATGATGTGGGACATGCCACATCAACAAATCTTTACCTTGGCGTGTCCTCAACATCGATAATAATAAAACAGCTCCACCTTCTCACATAAGCCCCAATAGGTCTAAATCACCAATAACGAATATCAATCAAATCCAAGCACTGCTTGAATTTGTAAATCGGAAGAGGCTTCGTAAATATGTCAGCAGGATTCTCCTTAGTATTGATCTTTTGAACATGGACTTTTCCTTCAATAATGATATCTCGAATGAAGTGATACTTCACATCAATATGTTtcgtcctctcatgatacatctgatctttagtcaagtgtatggcactttgactatcacagtaAATAATAGTAACACCTTGATGTAGATTAAACTCGCCAAATAACCCCTTCAACCACaaggcttctttgattgcctcggtCACTGCCATGTATTCTGCCTCCGTAGTAAATAGAGCCACAACGGGTTGTAAAGTAGCTTTCTAACTGACTGCACAACCCCCAATGTAGAATATGTAACCTGAAAGTGATCTTCTTTTATCAAAATCCCCGGCGTAATCTGAATCTACAAAACTAACCAGAGTGGttttatttcttccaaactccaaacaagCGTTTGAAGTCCCTTGCAAGTATCTGAAAATCCACTTCACAGCCTGCCAATATTCTTTACCTGGACAAGACATATATCTACTAACAACACTGGCTGTTTGTGAAATATTCGGACGACTACAAGccattgcatacataatacTGCTGACTGCACTGGAGTAAGGAACTCGTGCCATATATTCTTCCTCTTCATCTGAATGTAGTGATTGAGCAGCAGATAGCCGAAAATGGCTAGCAGGTGTATTAACTAGTGTACATAGGGCAcctgttaaaaaaaaactaattaatatTCCTACTAACTAAACTAAGGCCCTGTTTAATAaccaattcaacacttaaatttaatagattcagattttaacatgtttagatgcatttgataacaaaaaattgaacatctaaaataattaagtggcactgaatttcttaggcaaaatttgtttcaaaaattaagtgataagttattcacttatcactgaatgtgatatacactcaaatgtattagatttaatacttaacaattgaataacttaatggatttagacttcagatttcagtttttagacttcaattttatcaaacgcacccttaaATTAATTGGATTCAgattttaatatattcagacattttgataaccaaaaattgaacatctgaattaattaaatggcacTAAATTTTTCAGGTAAAAtttgctcccaaaattaagtgataagctattcacttatcactgaatgtgatatacactcaaatgtattagatttaatacttaataattcaataatttaatgaattcaaatttcagattttaaatttcaaatttcagttttatcaaacgtacCCTAAATCTGGAGAACTTTAAACTAATAGCTTATTACTAACTTCTATTTGTTTCGTAATACTTTTCTATACAAGATAAAAATCCATGCATATCTTGTCTGGACCCATTTCTTTTTAGGATTAAGGAAATTTTAAACTATGCATTTAGAAAGGGaagttttgaaaaattagaaattCTAGACAATTAAAAGTGTACCAAATATAAAAAGCAATAAATAAACCTTTGTGTTAATTAGTTTCTTGCGTGAATGGGTTTAATGGGAGAGACTTCTCTATTTCTCAACAACTTAACTGATAATAACAGTAGCCAAATGATACAGGATTCGTACTCAAAGTCCTCTCTCTTCCCTCGACCTTTGCTTGAAGTCTCCCTTGAAACCAtcgcaattttttttctttttcaaaaaaggCTTCCCTGGGTGGGCGCTTTTGGGATACAATTTGAATTGGGTCTGGGTCACTCCGAGAGATGTGGGCTCAACTTTGTGGTACCAAAGATGGACTGAAAATTTAGCCCCAGATGGTGAACTACGACATAACAGAGGCGCTTTTGCATTTACCAGCCCATTTATCTTCGTCAATTGTAATGCTACAGATGCAAAACTTGTAATATGTTTTGGGCCTGATACTTTCCGAGTTTGGAAGGGTCCAAAATTAATTACCACCAACAAAGCGTGATAAATCTTCAAAACCAAGTTCATTAATGTAATATCCAAGAACGCCAATTTATAGTCGTAGTTCTCGACATTATCTGAGACAGTTGATCGCTAGTAGGGTTGCAAatgaatcgagccgctcgcgagcagTTTGAGTCCGAGCTAATCTAGTTCAAACAACATCGAGCTTAAGTCTAGTTTTGCAAGCGAACAGTGCAATTGTATTATCTAGGTGTTTATACAATTGTATTAATAGAGTTGAAAGATGAATCAAACTATTCGACATTTGAATTGAGCTAGATTTGATAAGAGTTTGTTTGAGTTTGGTTTGCCAATTAGTCAAGTCAAACTTAAAACAATGTTTTATATTTGATAACTTTCaaattggataaaaaaaaaactcgttcAAACTCGGTTTATCAAATAAACAAGTCaatcttgaacaaaatttcaaGGTCATTAAGAAAAATCCAACAAATTTGAAAGCTATGTTGTTCGATTTgattaaacttatttacactTCATGTATTAATACTCTAATTCTAGATTGTTTCGTCCAATTGAAAGGGATGATTGCTAATCCGGGGTCTCTCCATTTCTCAACGTCCGTGAACTCTTAGAAAATTGGGGGTTTTATTCAGTTAATTTGTTGAATTCTCTGTGATTTGTAAGTGCAAATTTCATTGACAAACTTCTCTTGTGGATTGTGACAACTGTAGGCAACGCACCTCACATATGACAAATTCTACACTTACCTCCACTCATGCACAAGAATAATTAAAGAATTTGAGGACCTTTAATGCATtatataaaattcaccagatTTTGCCAGATTTCCATTTAATCATAAATCTTGGGTTTGTCAATTAATATTCTGTCTCGAGCTGATTTGCATGAGCTGTCACAAACCCATGAGAAGATTTGATGAAGTACACAAATAATGTACTCATGAAAGATTGTGATCTCTTGTACATTCAAAGCCATGTCCTATCTTTATGGTGTTACATGTTTGAAGTAAGGCTTTCAGGATCAAAATGAGAGTACAAgtaaaccaattttttttttaaaattttttacctactaaaaaatattttttttttaccgacCAATTTTATTCTTGTAAGACCTTTAGCTGTTTTATTAGTGGAATTAAATCCTTAATTTCATAAAGATGCAATTTAACCGTATTAAACAAGCATACTTTATTCATAAGATTCTGCAGCCAAAGGACTTGCCGGCTTCATTGTGGATCTCGTCATCTTTGCTATGTTATTAATGTTGACTAATTCACTTGGAAACTAGAAACAACCAAATAGCCACGTTGCTATAAATAATAATTTGCAAATGATAATCTAAAGTATGCTGTAGTTCCAAGTTATATATTGGCATCTTTTCAAACTTTCCAGTCTCCAGTCTCAATTCTTCCCTTCTGATTACCATCTCActacatatataatataacgGAAATTATACAATAAAAACTTTCGACAATCTCTAATTAATGAATCATATCTTCTGATTCTTCACATCCTATGCTCATTGGTGATATTGGACTAATAGTTGACGAAATCTGTGGCATAATTGAAGAAATAATTGATTAATTACGACGTGCATGATCGCGAGCAAGAAAACTCTCTAGATGAATAGCAAAACATGTGTATTGAAACAATCAACAAGTGCACGATGTGTGTTGAAAATCTCTACATTATTTTTCAACTCTAAGGCCCTGTTTAATAATCTaattcaacatttaaatttaatggattcagatatTAATATGTTCAAAAGCGtttgataattaaaaattaaatatatgtattaattaagtagcactgaattttttaaacaaaatttactccaaaaaataaatgatgaactattcacttatctcttaatataatatacactcaaatgtatcagaTTTAGTACTTAAAAATTCTACATcttaataaattcaaattttaaattagagattagttttatcaa
This portion of the Coffea arabica cultivar ET-39 chromosome 2e, Coffea Arabica ET-39 HiFi, whole genome shotgun sequence genome encodes:
- the LOC113728845 gene encoding furcatin hydrolase-like, which produces MEEEDGTMNWRQFSLLELRMSLLPAYDITVPFNRKSFPQDFIFGAASAAYQYEGAAFEDGRGPSIWDTFSHQYPNKIADHSTGDMAVDFYHRYKEDIKLMKFLGLDSFRMSISWSRVIPHGKLSKGVNKAGIAFYNNLIDELLANGITPFVTIFHWDVPQPLEDEYGGFLSPRIVDDFLDFAELCFKEFGDRVKHWTTVNEPLTFCVAGYDSGILAPGRCSAWRNNDCPAGNSAAEPYLVAHNILLSHAAISNLYREKYKASQNGEVGIVLNPTWYVPYSNSKADTEAAQRAIDFVYGWFLDPLVFGDYPQSMRRLVGKRLPRFTREQSQLVKGSLDFLGVNYYTSNFAANAHFHNGPNNSYTTDNQANLTTERNGLAIGEAEGVPLYVYPQGLRDVLVYTKNKYGNPTIYITENGFGETNITKVEGGVKDLQRARFYQAHLRAVKEAIGNGVNVKGFFPWTFMDDWEWNSGFTERFGLVFVDFKNGLKRYPKSSALWFKKFLQS